cgagcgccagtgagagacagacagacagacagagagagtgagggaaatagaaagaaggcaagagaaagagagagggagagggagaggtatgaaTGATGAAGTCAGCGACGGACCGTGAGCGTGCGGGATGTCTCCAATCCCTGATGGAGTGTGATTCAGCCTTTTACAAAAGTTCGGAGAAGCGGAGTCACGAACTGCAATATTCCGGATCGCAACATCACTGCAAACCTCCGCCTGCAGCATGGTTGCTTTCAAAAAGGGATGGTAACGAGCGGTGACACAAATTATGTTCCCTTAGGATAATTTACGACCACACTGTTTGGCGTCAGACGACATTCGGGAATGGGAATGTTAGGAATACCTGATTCGGTGTCGAGCTTGTTAATGAAACAGTGGAAATAtagggaatgaatatatatatatatatatatatatatatatatatatatatatatacatatagatatacatatgacatatatctatctatctatctatctatctatatatatgtgtgtgtacaaacacacacacacacacacacacacacacacacacatatttatatgtacacacacacacacacacgcacacgcacacacacacacacacacacatatttatatgtacacacacacacacacacacacacacgcacacgcacacgcacacacacacacacacgcgcacacacacacacacacacacacacacacacgcacagacacgcacacacacgcacacgcacacgcacacgcacacgcacacacacacacacacacgcgcacacacacacacacacacacgcacacgcacacacacacacacacacacacacacacacacacacacacactcaaatatatatatatttaaatatatatatataaatatatattcatacatatatatatttaaatatatttatatatatataaatatatattcatacatatatatatttaaatatatttatatatatataaatatatattcatacatatatatatctaaatatatatatatatatattcatatatatatatatatatttaaatatatatatatccctctacacacacacacgcacacctgcgcgtacatttgtacatacatttgCATCTCTATAAAAGTTAATGGAATTGACAAAACTGTAAGTTGTATTTCAACAGAATTGTTTAAGCGAAGTTCGTAAAAAAATCGTTTCTTTCGCAAACTCGCCTCCCTCCGCGTCTCGGTTCTTGCCCCAAGGGGCGTTGGGACtagcgtgtatgtacacacacacacacatatgtatatatttatgcatatacatacatacatacatatatatatatttatatatttatatatatatgtatatatatgtatatatatatatatatatatatatatatatatgtgtgtgtgtgtgtgtgtgtgtgtgtgtgtgtgtgtgtgtgtgtgtgtgtgtgtgtgtgtctttatatatatatatatatatatatatatatatatatatatatatatatatatatgtgtaaatatatatttaaagcatgtttatatatgtatatatatatgtatatttatctatgattaCTAAAAAagacgcgatagtccagtggttagcgcactggactacccctgtggtcccgagttcaattccccgtcaccgCGCACGGGGAGGGTATTTCTTCAGGTAGTTGCTAGCAAGGATCAGGATAACAAATGTCCAAGCGGTTTAGAAGTCACTTTAGTTTTACTaatcaggaagtttttactttcttttttgacTCGgttgatatattacatatgttgggaatgtttttccgacctggaaataacattgccctctctctctctctatgtgtctgtaaactctggaattctctgagggattttttgttcgtttttcaatgttgagagttatgtCTGCAGTTTGAATATTCTACaacttacaaaatatatattaattaattttcacatacatctttgacgtgaaaatgtcagaatttgttttgttattgctaattataaatattaatggaaactcaactccatcttttttatggagttgatgacgttgaCATAATTGGTGGGATTAACTTGTCCTCTCAGCGCAGGCGCAGGATTAAATCTGGGCTCAAAAGTAAAGACTGGTCTGGAGGTGAAAACTGAGAGATCTAGCTTAAACTTTCATACTGGAGAAACTTTTCTGTCACTTACAGAAGACGCCCTTAGTTATCAGAGACTCATAAATGTCCTTAAATAATACATTTAGGACTAAAATGCCCAGTAACATATGAGCATAATAATATCACATCGTACAGAAACACCAGTTTTCCAATCAGAAGAAGTTGACaactaataaactaaactcaacGTGGTGTTAAAGGTAAGCTTTCTACTGAAACAACCTCATTACAAGTCACAAGTAAAATCTATGATAATAtagacaacaaacaaataaacaacttgCGATCTATCCAAGGCTTTCAATAGTATCAGTCACGAGATCCTTAGTAAACTTATAGATCACAAAATCGATGCACATTGATTTAGATATTATATAACCATTATAACAATCAGTCAAGTGTCATTAGTATATATCGACGAAATAGTAAATATCtttcggcgttccacaaggatctaAAATAGGCCCAATCCTGTTCACAATATTCATAAATAATCTGTTGACTGTAGTCCTAAATTGTGATTCACAATTTCTCTACGGTGCTTTTCTAAGCAAATTAAGTTAATTGGTAAGAAAGAGACACTAACATAAGCAAAAAGGATATGTCGATTAGAGTAgaacacaatgtatcttcatgGGTAGTCATGAAAACTCTGGTACTAAGACAAATACATGACATTTAAGGTCCATGTATTAAAACGTAATGAGCACATAAAATTACCTAATTTGTACAAAAGATAAAATTCCAACCGAAATAAGGATATATGTTGTAGAAACAGTAGCTCATAGTGCTATTAACTATTGCTCATACATATGATGTTCAACTAATTTAGATGTTATTAAAATTCCTAAGCTCAAAAATTACCGACATTTGTAAGTAAGTATGGCCACATTACCCCACACACGAATAAGATAAACTGGTTAAAAGTCCGACAAATGCAATTATGGTACTTGCATacttaacaacaaaataatgcaaGGCaattatccaaagtggctatggCCCCCTCCAACCATAGGCAACACAGCGGGCGTACAAACAAGCTAGAAACTGTTAATATGTCAAAAGATCACTTGCTGAAATAGGGGCATGATAAagactctcgctctctttctcaccccccctctctctctctctctctctctctctctctctctctctctctctctctctctctctctctctccacacacacacacacacacacacacacacacacacacacacacacacacacacacacacacacactaacacatacatacacacatacatacatacatgcacacacacacacacacacatacatacacacacacacacacacacacgcacacacacacatgtatgcatgtatatatatatacatatgtatatacatattgccgcgatggtccactggttagagcactggattctaCCCCtcatgttcccgagttcaattccccgtcgcggcagtcgtaaaattgcctgcgctccgactgttggctTGGGCCCACTCATAGGGGAActaaccgccgtggcacaagtgatagcgcgccgaactgcggttgattaggaagggcatccaaacggGCAAGCGTGActctaccatataacctctcaatggtgaactgagagaggcctatgtcctgcagtggaatgaatggctaataaataaatatatatatacatattatatacacatatacatatacttatacacatatttgtatatattcacacacacacacacatacacacacactcatcaagtGGGCCGTAAGCCCACTTGGATTCCGAAGGCCCTCGGCAGAACGTGAATGGGTGCCATCACATGACACCTTCTCTGGGCAAGTTAAACGCATAAGTTGTCTAAGGCACTTGAGAAAGTTGGATGCCAAACAGGACGCTCCGAGATAGGCGCTGGCTGACACGCATATTGGTGATATGTTCATCTCTTGAGGACATGCTACgtatctgtgagtgagtgtgtgtgtgtgtgtgtgtgtgtgtgtgtgtgtgtgtgtgtgtgtgtgtgtgtgtgtgtgtgtgtgtgtatctctctctctctctctctctctctctctctctctctctatctctatctctctttctttatatatatgtatatatatatatatatatatatatatatatattaataacataatatatacaacatattttATGGGTGACCTACAATCTATGTGGTATAATTCATTTGATTATGTAGTACTGCATGTAAAAATTTATCAGTAGATTagcattatatgttatatataagatAACTGATTTGATATAAAGGTCATAGATATGCTGTAAACTTCCGAAGTCCCTTTGTTTATAAATGACAGTTCATTGCCTAGGAAGCTCATGATATCTTGCAATTTCATGCCTTCAACATTTTAGTGATCTCTCTTGGTATAAAAGGTATCGATGGTCGCATTTGATCAcaaaagacagaaaatgaaaagtaaatatcattttcatctcgCAGCCCTTCACAATTTCCTTATCGTTTTTCTATGAATAATGCAAACTGTAAAATGGCATGAGCATGTCCGATATCTGGCAAGCAGCACAATATGTTCAACCCTGAACAAAAACACTATTGTCCGGGCttgttcattttgttattttgtatcaaGTTACTGTAATTTTATTATTCTCCAAAGAAcacgataaaagagaaagattctGTATGAACGAGTATCTGGATTAACTGTTAAGTcgtgacatatatgcatatatgtatatatataaatgtatatagatagatagatagatgtatatataataaacacacacacacacacacatacacacacacacacacacacacacacacatacgcacacacacacacacacacacacacacacacacacacacacacacacacacacacacacacacacacacagatacacacacacacacacgcacacacacacacacacacacacacacacacacacacacacacacacaaacacacaaacacacacacacataacatatatatatatatatatatatatatatatatatatatatgtatacatatatgtttgtgtgtgtgtatatgtacatacatatatgtatacatatatatacatatatatatatatatatacatatataaatataaatatatacatacatatataaatataaatacacacacacacacacacacacacatatatatatatatatatatatatatatatatatgtgtgtgtgtgtgtgtgtgtgtgtgtgtgtgtgtgtgtgtgtgtgtgtgtgtgtgtgtgtgtgtgtgtgtgtgtgtgtgtgtgtgtgtatgtgtgtgcgcgtgtgtgtgtgtgtgtgtgtgagtgagtgagtgtgtgtgtgtgtgtgtgtgtgtgtgtgcgtgtgtgtgtgtgtgtatacatacatacatacatatatatatatatatacatacattttgtgtatgtattatatataaatatacatatatatgtatacacacagaagcatatgtataggtatatgaacGTTTGTATATTAACGCCTCTGCCGTTTTGTTCCTGCAGCAGGAAGCAAGGACTCCATGCCGCCTCTGTCCACCATCATCATGTTCGTGTGCGGCGTCGGGGCCATCGTCGtcctggtcatcatcatcatcaccgtcatcagaCTCAAGCTCAGGAAGCGAAGCCACAAGTGCGTGCGACGGACGGCCACGGCCACGGACTCCGAGATCCCCAAGAACCTGATTTCTGGTGATAAGGTAAGGAAATTACTTGCAAAAAGAATTTTATGAGATAAGCAACAGGAACTGTCGTCCAGGCATaagcttattatcattaccgtggAATCAAGaggtctttttttttgtccttgcaGAAGTCTCCCGAGGCCAAGGAGGGACCCGCGGGCACTGGGGTGGTGAAGCCCTCCCTGCGGCCGACGAAGACCCTGCCTGACACGAAGGAGGTCGTGCCCCTGCAGCCGATAATCAGGCAGCCCTCGAGGCCCCTGCAGCCAATCATTAAAGAAAACGGCCGGTCTGACAACGGAAAGAGCTCTCAGGGCCGGACCGTGCTGTTCGTTGAGCCGCCCAAGACGCAGACGGGCATTCTCGTCAACAAGAACGAGGTTCCACGAAACACGTACGACGCGTACCCAAGTCGCCGGGGGCAGATGAAGGGCCCGAACGGGGACGTCCAGCACGGCGTGTACAGCTCGCGGGGATCCTACTCCGACAACCTTCACACTCTGCACCCCAGCCGAGGCGGCGACGGCATGGGCTATGTCGACCGGGAGCCGCCCATGAGCAGGTATCGGTCCACGCTCGACGACCGGGGCGACGCCGTGGACATGATGGACCCGCAGTACTCACCCAGTTCTTCCAACACACTCAGTAGGGACTCCGGCTACTGCTCCCTGCGCGGCACGCACAGAGGGAGCACGGGCGCCATCGCCACGTCGCCCTACGCTTCCAGAGAGCACAGCAGGGACCTCATTAGGGACCATTCCAGGGATCTCGGTAGGGATCATCCCAGGGACCTCAGTAGGGACCATAGCAGGGACCTTACTAGGGACCACAGCAGGGACTTAGGTAGGGACCTTAGCAGGGATCACAGTCGGGACCTTAACAGGGACCTTAGTAGGGACCTTAGTAGGGAACATAGCAGAGACCATAGTAGAAGTCACAGCAGGGACCTAAGCAGGGATCACCCGAGGGACCTAAGCAGGGACCTTACCAGGGATCATAGCAGAGACCTAGGCAGAGAGCATAGCAGAGAACTGGGCAGGGACCTTAGTAGGGACTTCAGTAGGGACATGGTTAGGGATCACAGTAGAGAGCTGGGCCGGGACATCAGCCGGGATCACAGCCGAGACCTAGGCAGGGACCAGGGCCAcgtcttcaccttcccctcccgcGTGAACAGCAACGAGTACGATTCCATGATAACGCGCTCGCCTCCGCCGGCTTCCTTCATGAAGAAATCCCCCAGCGTGAGTGCCTCGGTTGGGCGGCACTACGACTTCCCCCCCCGCGGCCCCGAGAGCGGCACCTACCGCTCCCTGCCGCGGCCCAGCAAGCCCAGGGGCACCGAGGCGGAGACGCTGCTGAAGTACCGCTCTCTGGACAGACGCTTCGACCTGCCCTTCAGCGGGTCCTTGCAGAGGGTGGAGCCCGACTCCGGGGAGGAGACGCCGCCGCAGCAGCGTCGCTACAGCGGATCCCCGCGCCTGCGGTTCGCGGACGAGAAGCACTTCCACGTATAtcacgacaaagaaaaaaaacaagacggcATAGATGATATGGACGAAAGTTTTGTATGAAATGTTTTATgagatatatgtttttattcgTGTGTATGTACTTTTACATCTTTAATGTAAGCCCATGTTAGAACaagttaataaaacaaaaaacaaaacaaaacaaaaacaaaatcctgGATTTTACCGCACTCACACGATCACGTGATGTTCCGCAACTCAtgtaatgattattgatattgttgttgttcgaATTGTTGCTATCGCTATATTGATGGCGGTTTTGATAATGGTTACgatatagtaataacgatgatatcaacaacaacaacaatactaacaataagaagggcaactaccactacaactactgctactgttactacggttaatattactaccactaccattactactattaagagtaatgatgatgacaataataatcataatgaagtaaaaataataataatgatgataatgattatgatgatgatgatgatgatggtgatgataatgatgatgatggtaatgatgatgatgatgatattgatgatagtaatggtaataataatattaatgatcatactactactactactgctgatgatgatattgataacaataataataataatgatgataatgattatgatgatgatgatggtgatgatgatgataatgatgatgatgatgatgatgatgatgatgatgatgatgatattaatgatggtaatggtaataataatattaatgatcatactactactactactactactgctgctgatgatattgataacaataataatgataatgacaatgacaatgataatgataatgataatagtaataataatagtaataataataataataataataataataatgataataacaataatatcaataataatattgataataataataactacgaaaataaaaaatatgataatgatgataaagataataatgataataataataacaatgatagtaataataataagaagaatgattataataatattggtaatgatgaggaccatgataataataataataataataataataataataataataataataatgataataataatgataaaaacaataataataataataataataataatgataactataatgataactataataacacataataataatgatgataaatagaatgataaaaagggttataatattatatgataattacaataatagcaatagtaaaagtaatgataatgatgataataatgatggtgatgataataagaacattggtaataatggtaaaaataataattataacaataaagatgataataaggatagttataataataatagtaatgacaacaacaacaacaacaataataacaatagtaatgattataataataataacaataacactaatagtaatttgattataatgatggtaattattataataataataacaatgataataacaataataatgataatgataataaaagtaatagtaataatattaatgataataataacaaaaataataatcattacaatagtaatgatgataataagaataatgataataataatgtttataataatagaaatagcagtgataatgacggataatgaagatcatgaaaatgataaaaaataaaaataaattgaaaagtaATATGCAATAACGACAATGCTAactttaaatatgaaaataatgataaaaatcatgtaaGGGAGCAATgaaaaccataataaaaataacaataaataagttgtcgataatgacaataataacagtgataaagaaaaacaacaacatcaataataatgatgattataataataatgatcacaataataataataatgataataatgataataataataataacaataatgataataatgataataatgattattattattattgtaacaacaataataacaataatgataatgatgatgataataataataatagcaataataataataataatagtaataataaaaatgatattaatgataagtacaaaggtgatgatactactactactattacaacaactactactgctgtgtggtgcagcggaagcgatctcgtctagcaatcttgctgacctgcgttcatatCCGTGGATGGCAACctcggtcattccttgcacacaggggatagtttagaagcaaaatgaaacagacactatgtcacaccaagaatatccattgtaacaaatggaatcaaactaaacttaaaaCGTAACTTAAacttactattactagtactagtactactactaatgataataatgataaaaataatgaaaatgataataacggtaatggtaatgggaatgataatcataagaataatgaaaataattacaataataacaataatataatagtggagacgataatgatgataataatattgataataattaccataatggtaacaacaataatgaaaataatgataatattgaataatattgatgataatgatgatgatgataataataataataaaaataataattttaataataacagtaataataatgataatattgataacaataataatgataataataataataataataataataataataataataataataataataataatagtaataattatgataataataataatcgtaatgattataataataataataataatgataatagtaacaataataataataataataataataatgataataataatgaaaatagtaataataataataataataataataataataataatatttataataataataataataataaaaataataatgataataataataataataatatttataataataataataataataataataataataataataaaattaatataatataaaagtaacaatagtaacaatgataatgataatcataataataacgataatgataatgcttataataataatgacaataataaaaataataatgttaataatgataataatgatgataataataaatgtaccaaattataataataagactagtaataatcataataaatgttaataacaataataacaacaaaaacaacaatgaaaatgataatgataattatgataataataataataataataataataataaaatgataataataactataataataataccaacaacaacaataataataataataatcataataatcatgataataattatgataatatcaataatattgatcagagtaacaataataaggaaaatgatacctatgatagtaataatgtcaataataacaatggtattaatgataaaagtaagataattgataataataataataataataataataataatagtgataattacagtaataataataataaaaataatagtaataataataatgataaaaggataataataataataataaaaataataacaattataaaaattataataatgataataattaataacagtaatgatggtgatgatgatgatgatgatgcaaaatgatattaataataatatttataatgataataataatgataacaataaaaacataattacACACTCTTTAGATAatcaacaaccaaacaacaaatGCAGTTCAAGAGCTCTCTTTAAAAGAATTTAAAGGGTATCTCTCACAACCATTTTCGAAAGACTTTTCCACATTCTACACattctaaaaagaaaataatgctcACTGTATAAACATCTATCATTTAttactttactttattaattcattttatactttctattatttatatataaatggcgGGACTGCTACGAAATTCTTAACTCTTTTATTTGTGGTACTGACGATGTCAATATATTGAAGGACAATATATATTCACCGAGGGTCTTTTTTGACATATCACTTAGAGtaattatacattatttttcCAGAACGGTGATATTGAtggaatgacagtgacagtggagTGATATGCCAAGAAAATGAGTGGGTCGAAAGGAAATCCTTTAGGGACGCCAGGGGTTCATGTAGATCAGCCCGTCGAAAGTTTCCATGGCCATACTTTTGATTTGTGTCACAGCAGTAAGTCAAAATCTAATTTACAGGAGTCGCAGTTACAAATGTAGGATAGTCAAAAAGTCATACATTTCATAATCaaaggatatatatgtgcattatatatatatatatatatatatatatatatatatatatatatatatatatatatagagagagagagagagagagagagagatagatgagagagagagagatgagagagagagaaatgagagagagagagatagagagagagagagagagagagagagagagagagagagagagagagagagagagagagatagatagatagatagatagatagatagatagatagagagagagagagagagagagagagagagagagaagtgatataAATACTACATACACTCTATTTTCTAACAGCGATAACGCAGCCACAGCAGCCCTTGGCCCGTAAGCACAGTATTGCAGATCCGAGGGAAGAAAACAGACCCGAGACATAAATATCCCGATAACACCCAAATATCAGCAGGAGTTTTGAAAGTTGTTGGACCAGCCTGCAGTGTGCCTCGTGCTCATCATATGGGAAATCCATAATGGCGTCGCTTTATTCTCGGCACAAGGAATGTTCTGTCGCTCCAGGAAAACGGAAATTATTTCGAATGGTAAAGGACGGATGAGAGTCGGTGTCACGCAGAGAGGCTCGCGCATCAAGTTTTGAACTCGATCACGATAGGAagttgcttgagagagagagaaagagagagcctatCCATCAACGTGGAGGCTAcg
The sequence above is drawn from the Penaeus chinensis breed Huanghai No. 1 chromosome 28, ASM1920278v2, whole genome shotgun sequence genome and encodes:
- the LOC125039983 gene encoding uncharacterized protein LOC125039983, translated to MPASTSTWLQIYETNPKKLYRNVTSKTPKFIVRGLTSGQDYMVYVSSHTSYGRSPYSLVEAFTFKTAENPGSKDSMPPLSTIIMFVCGVGAIVVLVIIIITVIRLKLRKRSHKCVRRTATATDSEIPKNLISGDKKSPEAKEGPAGTGVVKPSLRPTKTLPDTKEVVPLQPIIRQPSRPLQPIIKENGRSDNGKSSQGRTVLFVEPPKTQTGILVNKNEVPRNTYDAYPSRRGQMKGPNGDVQHGVYSSRGSYSDNLHTLHPSRGGDGMGYVDREPPMSRYRSTLDDRGDAVDMMDPQYSPSSSNTLSRDSGYCSLRGTHRGSTGAIATSPYASREHSRDLIRDHSRDLGRDHPRDLSRDHSRDLTRDHSRDLGRDLSRDHSRDLNRDLSRDLSREHSRDHSRSHSRDLSRDHPRDLSRDLTRDHSRDLGREHSRELGRDLSRDFSRDMVRDHSRELGRDISRDHSRDLGRDQGHVFTFPSRVNSNEYDSMITRSPPPASFMKKSPSVSASVGRHYDFPPRGPESGTYRSLPRPSKPRGTEAETLLKYRSLDRRFDLPFSGSLQRVEPDSGEETPPQQRRYSGSPRLRFADEKHFHVYHDKEKKQDGIDDMDESFV